A single window of Neurospora crassa OR74A linkage group VII, whole genome shotgun sequence DNA harbors:
- a CDS encoding adenosine 5'-monophosphoramidase, which produces MEKLRYLRGSSYVKRKPPLLLLYLKLSLTPRTKYLCPLSILPQRHHTIVYYPKLMIRKMASSATCIFCKIVKGEIPCFKLVETEKTLAFLDIQPLSRGHALVIPKHHGEKLADIPDDSLSELLPIAKKLAIASGAVDYNILQNNGKLAHQEVGHVHVHMIPKPNEKEGLIVGWPQQATDMEGLKKLHAEIKEKL; this is translated from the exons ATGGAGAAGCTACGGTACCTGAGAGGCTCGAGCTACGTCAAGCGGAagccccccctcctcctcttgtaTTTGAAGCTCTCACTTACTCCTAGAACTAAGTATCTCTGCCCCCTCAGCATTCTCCCCCAAAGACATCATACTATTGTCTACTATCCCAAATTAATGATACGAAAAATGGCTTCCTCCGCGACTTGCATTTTCTGCAAGATTGTCAAGG GTGAAATCCCCTGCTTCAAGCTCGTCGAGACCGAAAAGACTCTTGCCTTTCTCGACATCCAGCCTCTTTCCCGCGGTCATGCC CTCGTAATCCCCAAACACCACGGCGAGAAACTCGCCGACATCCCCGACGACTCCCTGTCGGAGCTTCTCCCCATCGCCAAGAAGCTCGCCATCGCCTCGGGCGCCGTCGACTACAACATCCTGCAGAACAACGGCAAGCTGGCGCACCAGGAGGTCGGACACGTGCACGTGCACATGATTCCCAAGCCCAACGAGAAGGAAGGGCTCATTGTGGGGTGGCCGCAGCAGGCGACGGACATGGAGGGGTTGAAGAAGTTGCATGCCGAGATTAAGGAGAAGTTGTAG
- a CDS encoding CRAL/TRIO domain-containing protein, variant: MSREIAPGRPGNLTPEQEEKLKQLWKLIFQVCGVSSPSPSSESSTPAATSDDVSIKGDDKKKKSKLSMFSRKHKKDSDDTTPDSASTASGSMPGSPAIVLNASTTSGDDDKYNQLSKFHETLASQSPAAIRETIWSMVKHDHPDALVLRFLRARKWDVEKALVMFISTMNWRDNEMKVDADIMRSGEGGAAEAEKMEAKTSEEIAKKKLAIDFLTQTRMGKSYVHGVDKQGRPICFVRVRLHKQGEQSEESLERYTVYLIETCRMLLQGSVDTATIVFDMTGFSMANMDYAPVKFMVKCFEANYPECLGAVLVHKAPWIFQGIWRVIRGWLDPVVANKVHFTNNISEMSEFISPEKLPKDLDGQEDWEYKYVEPVPGENDRMKDEETISKLQAARAELVKEYEEATLQWIQASGNSEELKKKRDAIAEKLRVDYWNLDPYVRARSFYDRIGVLLPGGKLDPFLEGKKDGVSGITEGVAKVGVSDTQADDVD, from the exons ATGTCTCGAGAAATCGCCCCCGGCCGCCCCGGCAATTTGACCCCCGAGCAAGAGGAGAAGCTCAAGCAACTATGGAAGCTGATCTTCCAAGTCTGCGGCGTCTCCTCGCCTTCCCCGTCCTCTGAGTCCAGCACTCCCGCCGCTACCTCCGACGATGTGAGCATCAAGGGCgatgacaagaagaagaagagcaagctTTCCATGTTCTCGCGCAAGCACAAGAAGGACTCAGACGACACCACCCCTGACAGCGCCTCTACGGCCTCGGGTTCCATGCCCGGCTCCCCCGCCATTGTGCTCAacgcctccaccacctcgggcgacgacgacaagtACAACCAGCTGTCCAAGTTCCACGAGACGCTCGCCTCTCAGTCGCCCGCCGCCATCCGCGAGACGATCTGGTCCATGGTTAAGCACGACCACCCGGACGCTCTGGTGCTGCGCTTCCTGCGCGCGCGCAAGTGGGACGTGGAGAAGGCGCTGGTCATGTTCATTTCTACCATGAACTGGCGCGACAACGAGATGAAGGTGGATGCGGACATTATGCGCTCTGGCGAGGGCGGGGCGGCGGAagcggagaagatggaggccAAGACATCGGAAGAGATtgcaaagaagaagctggCGATCGATTTCTTGACGCAGACAAGGATGGGCAAGAGTTATGTCCATGGCGTTGATAAACAGGGGAGGCCGATCTGTTTTGTGAGGGTGAGGCTGCACAAGCAGGGCGAGCAGAGCGAGGAGAGTCTGGAGAGGTACACGGTTTATTTGATCGAGACTTGCCGGATGTTGTTGCAAGGAAGTGTTGATACTGCG ACTATCGTCTTCGACATGACCGGCTTCTCCATGGCCAACATGGACTACGCCCCCGTCAAGTTCATGGTCAAGTGCTTCGAGGCCAACTACCCCGAGTGCTTGGGCGCCGTGTTGGTGCACAAGGCGCCGTGGATCTTCCAGG GCATCTGGCGCGTAATCCGCGGTTGGCTCGACCCCGTCGTCGCCAACAAGGTGCActtcaccaacaacatctcGGAAATGTCCGAGTTCATCTCCCCCGAGAAGCTTCCCAAGGACCTCGACGGTCAGGAAGACTGGGAATACAAGTACGTTGAGCCAGTCCCTGGCGAGAACGACAGGATGAAGGATGAGGAAACCATCAGCAAGTTGCAAGCCGCGCGCGCCGAGCTAGTCAAGGAGTACGAAGAGGCCACACTGCAGTGGATACAGGCTAGTGGTAACAGCGAGgaactgaagaagaagagggacgCGATTGCGGAAAAGCTGCGGGTGGATTACTGGAATCTGGACCCGTACGTGAGGGCGAGGAGCTTTTATGATCGCATTGGAGTCCTGCTGCCGGGCGGGAAGCTGGACCCGTTTCttgaggggaagaaggatggCGTGAGTGGGATAACGGAAGGTGTGGCGAAGGTGGGGGTGAGTGACACGCAAGCCGATGATGTTGACTGA
- a CDS encoding AhpC/TSA family protein, which translates to MFARTALRATASASPIARVSASAAPVAAASRFFSSSPARLVKIGELLPEGELLQEGSPGNKVDLRKEAESARNMLIIGVPAAFSPACSASHIPSYIQHPKTQEFDVKAVVSVNDAFVMKAWKENLDPAGESGIRFLADPSGSFTKALDLTFDSKAIFGNDRSKRYAMIVEDGKVTKIAVEPDNTGTAVSLADKVLG; encoded by the exons atGTTCGCCCGCACCGCCCTCCGCGCCACGGCGTCGGCGTCACCCATCGCCCGTgtctcggcctcggcggcccctgtcgccgccgccagccgcttcttctcctcctcgcccgccCGCCTCGTCAAGATCGGCGAGCTCCTGCCCGAAGGCGAGCTCCTCCAGGAAGGCTCTCCCGGCAACAAGGTCGACCTGCGCAAGGAGGCCGAGTCGGCCCGCAACATGCTGATTATCGGTGTCCCCGCCGCGTTCAGCCCGGCGTGCAGCGCGAGCCATATCCCGAGCTATATCCAGCATCCCAAGACGCAGGAGTTTGATGTCAAGGCGGTGGTGTCGGTTAATGATGCTTTTGT CATGAAGGCATGGAAGGAGAACCTCGACCCCGCCGGCGAGTCTGGT ATCCGTTTCCTCGCCGACCCCTCGGGATCCTTCACCAAGGCGCTCGACCTTACCTTCGACAGCAAGGCCATCTTTGGCAACGACCGTTCCAAGCGCTATGCCATGATTGTCGAGGACGGCAAGGTCACCAAGATTGCTGTCGAGCCGGATAACACTGGTACCGCTGTGTCGTTGGCCGACAAGGTCTTGGGTTAG
- a CDS encoding CRAL/TRIO domain-containing protein: MRLPPPSTPTQLLRLRLTRSALSRSAVSTTSPLATSTCPSSQRTVSTKVGAATITPGLRFQSLLFPPSTAITTTTTTTTTAFFSRNNLSTSTTTVNKRDQTVKPTVTLAPSTPVVLRASVTGLGLLFVLGLGLGYGITGFLGQKSTEQQELPSEASYTTIQNNIQDILDDESSTTNMSREIAPGRPGNLTPEQEEKLKQLWKLIFQVCGVSSPSPSSESSTPAATSDDVSIKGDDKKKKSKLSMFSRKHKKDSDDTTPDSASTASGSMPGSPAIVLNASTTSGDDDKYNQLSKFHETLASQSPAAIRETIWSMVKHDHPDALVLRFLRARKWDVEKALVMFISTMNWRDNEMKVDADIMRSGEGGAAEAEKMEAKTSEEIAKKKLAIDFLTQTRMGKSYVHGVDKQGRPICFVRVRLHKQGEQSEESLERYTVYLIETCRMLLQGSVDTATIVFDMTGFSMANMDYAPVKFMVKCFEANYPECLGAVLVHKAPWIFQGIWRVIRGWLDPVVANKVHFTNNISEMSEFISPEKLPKDLDGQEDWEYKYVEPVPGENDRMKDEETISKLQAARAELVKEYEEATLQWIQASGNSEELKKKRDAIAEKLRVDYWNLDPYVRARSFYDRIGVLLPGGKLDPFLEGKKDGVSGITEGVAKVGVSDTQADDVD, from the exons ATGAGACTTCCACCGCCATCCACGCCGACCCAACTTCTGCGTCTTCGGCTGACGAGATCCGCTCTGTCCAGATCTGCTGTTTCCACCACTTCCCCCcttgctacctctacgtgTCCTTCGAGTCAACGAACTGTTAGCACCAAAGTTGGGGCAGCGACGATCACTCCAGGTCTCCGGTTCcaatccctcctcttccctccttccaccgctatcaccaccaccaccaccaccaccactaccgccTTCTTTAGTCGCAACAACCTCTCGACTAGTACTACTACCGTCAATAAGCGAGATCAAACAGTAAAACCAACAGTCACCCTTGCGCCTAGTACACCCGTTGTCCTTCGCGCTTCTGTAACCGGTCTCGgtctcctcttcgtccttggTCTAGGTCTCGGCTACGGTATCACCGGTTTCCTCGGTCAAAAGTCTACCGAGCAGCAGGAACTTCCGTCCGAAGCCTCTTACACCACCATCCAAAACAACATCCAAGACATTCTTGACGACGAGTCCTCCACCACAAACATGTCTCGAGAAATCGCCCCCGGCCGCCCCGGCAATTTGACCCCCGAGCAAGAGGAGAAGCTCAAGCAACTATGGAAGCTGATCTTCCAAGTCTGCGGCGTCTCCTCGCCTTCCCCGTCCTCTGAGTCCAGCACTCCCGCCGCTACCTCCGACGATGTGAGCATCAAGGGCgatgacaagaagaagaagagcaagctTTCCATGTTCTCGCGCAAGCACAAGAAGGACTCAGACGACACCACCCCTGACAGCGCCTCTACGGCCTCGGGTTCCATGCCCGGCTCCCCCGCCATTGTGCTCAacgcctccaccacctcgggcgacgacgacaagtACAACCAGCTGTCCAAGTTCCACGAGACGCTCGCCTCTCAGTCGCCCGCCGCCATCCGCGAGACGATCTGGTCCATGGTTAAGCACGACCACCCGGACGCTCTGGTGCTGCGCTTCCTGCGCGCGCGCAAGTGGGACGTGGAGAAGGCGCTGGTCATGTTCATTTCTACCATGAACTGGCGCGACAACGAGATGAAGGTGGATGCGGACATTATGCGCTCTGGCGAGGGCGGGGCGGCGGAagcggagaagatggaggccAAGACATCGGAAGAGATtgcaaagaagaagctggCGATCGATTTCTTGACGCAGACAAGGATGGGCAAGAGTTATGTCCATGGCGTTGATAAACAGGGGAGGCCGATCTGTTTTGTGAGGGTGAGGCTGCACAAGCAGGGCGAGCAGAGCGAGGAGAGTCTGGAGAGGTACACGGTTTATTTGATCGAGACTTGCCGGATGTTGTTGCAAGGAAGTGTTGATACTGCG ACTATCGTCTTCGACATGACCGGCTTCTCCATGGCCAACATGGACTACGCCCCCGTCAAGTTCATGGTCAAGTGCTTCGAGGCCAACTACCCCGAGTGCTTGGGCGCCGTGTTGGTGCACAAGGCGCCGTGGATCTTCCAGG GCATCTGGCGCGTAATCCGCGGTTGGCTCGACCCCGTCGTCGCCAACAAGGTGCActtcaccaacaacatctcGGAAATGTCCGAGTTCATCTCCCCCGAGAAGCTTCCCAAGGACCTCGACGGTCAGGAAGACTGGGAATACAAGTACGTTGAGCCAGTCCCTGGCGAGAACGACAGGATGAAGGATGAGGAAACCATCAGCAAGTTGCAAGCCGCGCGCGCCGAGCTAGTCAAGGAGTACGAAGAGGCCACACTGCAGTGGATACAGGCTAGTGGTAACAGCGAGgaactgaagaagaagagggacgCGATTGCGGAAAAGCTGCGGGTGGATTACTGGAATCTGGACCCGTACGTGAGGGCGAGGAGCTTTTATGATCGCATTGGAGTCCTGCTGCCGGGCGGGAAGCTGGACCCGTTTCttgaggggaagaaggatggCGTGAGTGGGATAACGGAAGGTGTGGCGAAGGTGGGGGTGAGTGACACGCAAGCCGATGATGTTGACTGA
- a CDS encoding HMG box-containing protein, whose translation MARLSRPPPSSSSRSRKTIFSSSSESEPESNNDSSSDSDFPDIAAFPSSPKRKRKVSPPLQATKKRPTPPTDTVSTGSNQTVIESATSPNAASSSVAGVKRRKLLLGAVSDNVLFRKWTPAQEEEGGVPARKKRRGLTAGTGFGLELGMMRDEEKDGSDSEAENLVVNRKKVKGVKRVSESTVTAKTVGMTTKSLFSDQNLSKKHCEGKESMRTKNKEEKRSASLVQPPKQSTSQSKDMMEIDQEQDMDIFEDLEDFAEESFHTAQSKESSESNEVGSETTVEKAPNTNTTTNSKDDDSDEDLDAFFSKLSNKPKIPAVRESHLSPTKPRSTKNSRGKRMDTSWETQSRTLFDVDESDGSQRRAAKQVVSSDEDTCGEEDVTQDFSCLQLESSSSSSSDAESSSETETERRSRPPAATTTTTKKRTQTPSPPPKIPKLKAKPSSTPLPPPSPSKKLPRIPTTPHRPSSDLFWSREFVDDWNDTHSPTKKEPLFPSTKPPASDATSTRGGTSITSPKKKKKKNPPAAPPSPSKASTTALLARESRLARQAFDTHKHSLATSFLSLLDARLTSSRLSALTASTGGIKLVWSKTLNTTAGRANWKKESITTNTRLPSFSGAKQEGGKEVVVKHHASIELATKVLSTPERLFNTLAHEFCHLAVFMIDGVTARPHGAEFKAWAKKVNESEFGAGGGGRNRGVGKMNIRDQRGEGDGGVEWEGGYAVEVTTKHGYEIEFRHRCGLCKGVLRQVKPAPRGQGQRQQQQQGGGGGGGGGHVSDMAGVDGVGTQKGMGMKEKGKTSEYQVFVKEQMKVVKAQKPGLTFGEVMKEVAERWKVEKARREKNNKKETPLAETKGKLSTVVEEVAADEDGDGEDIPDVFDDEPMMDVVDLTADD comes from the exons atggcAAGATTATCACGGCCCccgccatcttcatcctctcgGTCCCGGAAAACAATCTTCTCATCGTCCTCCGAATCGGAGCCCGAATCCAACAACGACTCCAGCTCCGACTCTGACTTTCCAGATATCGCAGCCTTTCCATCAAGTcccaaaaggaaaagaaaagtttcGCCACCTTTGCAGGCGACTAAGAAGAGACCGACCCCTCCCACGGATACGGTTTCTACTGGTAGTAACCAGACGGTCATCGAATCAGCAACATCGCCAAATGCGGCTTCTTCATCAGTAGCTGGCGTCAAGAGGCGGAAGCTGCTTTTGGGTGCGGTGTCGGATAATGTCCTTTTTCGGAAGTGGACGCCAgcgcaagaggaggagggtggggtGCCAGctaggaagaagaggaggggtcTAACCGCTGGTACAGGATTCGGGCTGGAGTTGGGGATGATGCGCGATGAAGAGAAGGACGGCAGCGACTCCGAGGCTGAGAATCTGGTTGTGAATCGAAAGAAGGTAAAAGGGGTGAAGAGGGTAAGCGAGAGCACCGTTACTGCTAAGACGGTGGGGATGACGACCAAAAGTCTTTTCAGCGACCAGAATCTGTCAAAGAAACACTGCGAAGGCAAGGAATCGATGAGAACCaagaataaggaggaaaagcGATCGGCAAGTCTTGTTCAACCACCAAAACAAAGCACCAGCCAAAGCAAGGACATGATGGAAATCGACCAGGAGCAGGATATGGACATCTTTGAAGATTTGGAAGATTTTGCTGAGGAGTCGTTCCACACCGCGCAATCTAAGGAGTCTTCCGAGTCGAATGAAGTTGGGTCGGAAACCACGGTTGAGAAGGCGCCGAATACTAACACGACAACAAATTCCAAAGACGACGATTCAGATGAGGACCTGGATGCATTCTTCTCAAAGTTGAGCAACAAGCCCAAGATTCCCGCAGTCAGAGAGAGTCACCTTTCTCCGACGAAGCCTCGGTCAACGAAGAACTCGAGAGGCAAGCGGATGGATACGAGCTGGGAAACCCAAAGCCGGACTTTgttcgatgttgatgagaGTGACGGAAGCCAAAGAAGAGCAGCGAAGCAGGTAGTTTCCAGCGATGAGGACACCTGTGGTGAAGAGGATGTCACGCAAGATTTCTCCTGTCTCCAGCTggaatcctcctcctcctcctcttccgacGCCGAAAGCTCATCAGAAACCGAAACCGAACGACGATCTCGTCCACcagctgccaccaccaccacaaccaagAAGCGCACTCAAACACCCAGTCCTCCTCCCAAGATCCCCAAACTCAAAGCaaagccatcatcaacaccattaccaccaccctcccctTCCAAGAAACTCCCACGCATCCCCACCACCCCCCACCGCCCCTCTTCCGACCTCTTTTGGTCTCGCGAATTCGTCGACGACTGGAACGACACGCACTCCCCCACCAAGAAGGAACCACTCTTTCCATCAACCAAACCCCCCGCCTCGgacgctacctctactagaGGGGGTACTTCCATCACCTcccccaagaagaagaagaagaagaacccaCCAGCGGCCCCTCCCAGTCCTTCAAaagcctccaccaccgccctcctGGCCCGCGAATCCCGTCTTGCGCGGCAAGCTTTCGACACGCACAAACACTCCCTCGCCACatcttttctctcccttctcgACGCCCGCCTGACTTCCTCCCGCTTATCGGCTCTTACGGCCTCAACAGGCGGCATCAAGCTCGTATGGAGCAAGACGCTCAACACCACGGCTGGCAGGGCGAattggaagaaggagagtaTCACCACCAATACCCgtctcccttctttttcgGGTGCGAAGCaagaaggggggaaggaagtggtggtgaaaCACCACGCCTCCATCGAGTTAGCTACCAAGGTCCTGTCCACGCCCGAGAGACTATTCAATACGCTTGCGCACGAGTTCTGTCATTTGGCGGTGTTCATGATTGATGGGGTGACTGCGAGACCGCATGGGGCGGAGTTCAAAGCTTGGGCGAAGAAGGTTAATGAGTCGGAgtttggtgctggtggtggggggAGGAATCGTGGTGTCGGAAAGATGAATATTCGAGATCAAAGAGGAgagggtgatggtggtgtggAATGGGAAGGCGGGTATGCGGTCGAAGTCACGACGAAACATGGGTACGAGATTGAGTTTAG ACATCGGTGTGGGTTGTGCAAGGGAGTTTTGAGGCAGGTTAAGCCTGCGCCGAGGGGTCAAggtcaacgacaacaacagcaacaaggaggaggaggaggaggaggtggtggtcacGTCTCTGATATGGCTGGTGTCGATGGGGTTGGGACACAAAAAGGAATGGggatgaaggagaaggggaagacgTCGGAGTATCAAGTCTTTGTCAAAGAGCAGATGAAGGTGGTGAAAGCTCAGAAGCCTGGACTGACGTTTGGGGAGGTGATGAAGGAGGTTGCGGAACGGTGGAAGGTTGagaaggcgaggagggagaagaacaacaagaaggaaaCCCCGCTGGCGGAAACGAAAGGGAAGCTTTCTACAGTTGTAGAGGAGGTTGCCGCTGAcgaagatggcgatggcgaggatATTCCGGATGTGTTCGACGACGAGCCGATGATGGACGTGGTTGATTTGACTGCGGATGATTGA